The following proteins are encoded in a genomic region of Glycine soja cultivar W05 chromosome 17, ASM419377v2, whole genome shotgun sequence:
- the LOC114393998 gene encoding type I inositol polyphosphate 5-phosphatase 2-like, with product MKTRRGKRSEAFWPSLVMKKWLNIKPKVYDFSEDEVDTETESEDDACSLKDSRLGVREDNRPLRTQSIFPSQISDTPCKGYNTKHRRGKSETLRVQYINTKELRVTIGTWNVAGRAPSKDLDIEDWLCTNEPADIYIIGFQEVVPLSAGNVLGAEDNTPIRKWEAIIRRTLNKSSEPESKHKSYSAPHSPVQKTSSSASVNALADSVDVNPLDMMNEEYLGTFDNDDLEQEEVKSSIFGIGKNLQLRKIHDIDLQTILDWPERPLDATPHTDSSPKLRRVLSSSERTGFSWTDTASKYSNAMKRSHHSSGNLGLLWKEQKVMPEEVIDIIDDLSDMLSDEEDDDDYFEVANDKEVNGISKVKSHRKYVRIVSKQMVGIYVSVWVQRRLRRHINNLKVSPVGVGLMGYMGNKGSVSVSMSLFQSRLCFVCSHLTSGQKDGAEIRRNADVHEILRRTCFSSVFDTDQPQTIPSHDQIFWFGDLNYRINMMDGEVRKLVALKNWDELMNYDQLSNELRSGHVFDGWKEGLINFPPTYKYDFNSDKYIGENPKEGEKKRSPAWCDRILWLGKGIKQLQYRRSENKLSDHRPVNSIFAVDVEVFDHRKLQRALNFTNAAVHPEVFLKEDGDWSY from the exons ATGAAAACAAGGAGAGGAAAACGCTCAGAG GCCTTTTGGCCTTCCCTTGTGATGAAGAAATGGTTAAACATAAAGCCAAAGGTGTATGATTTTAGTGAAGACGAAGTGGACACTGAAACTGAGAGTGAAGATGATG CTTGCTCTCTTAAAGATTCAAGACTTGGCGTGCGTGAAGATAATCGTCCACTTAGAACACAATCCATATTCCCAAGTCAAATATCAG ACACACCGTGTAAGGGCTACAATACAAAACATAGAAGAGGGAAATCAGAAACTCTGCGTGTTCAATACATAAATACAAAGGAACTGAG GGTAACAATTGGCACATGGAATGTTGCTGGAAGAGCTCCAAGTAAGGATCTTGACATTGAGGACTGGCTTTGTACCAATGAGCCAGCAGATATTTACATTATTGG TTTCCAAGAGGTTGTCCCCCTGAGTGCTGGAAATGTTCTAGGGGCTGAGGATAACACACCCATCCGCAAATGGGAAGCGATCATCCGAAGAACTCTAAACAAATCTTCTGAACCTGAAAGCAAGCACAAAAGCTACAGTGCCCCTCATTCTCCTGTTCAAAAAACTTCTTCTTCTGCTTCTGTTAATGCTCTAGCAGACAGTGTAGATGTTAATCCACTAGACATGATGAATGAGGAGTATTTAGGAACTTTTGACAATGATGATCTAGAACAAGAGGAAGTGAAAAGCAGCATATTCGGTATAGGAAAGAATTTACAGCTGAGGAAAATACATGACATTGATCTTCAGACTATACTTGACTGGCCTGAACGTCCATTAGATGCAACTCCACATACTGATTCCAGTCCGAAATTGCGCCGAGTACTAAGCAGCTCAGAGAGAACCGGCTTTAGCTGGACAGATACTGCTTCAAAATATTCGAATGCAATGAAACGGTCACACCATAGTTCTGGAAATTTGGGCTTGTTATGGAAAGAGCAGAAAGTGATGCCTGAAGAAGTAATTGATATTATTGACGACTTATCTGACATGCTATCAGAcgaggaagatgatgatgattattttGAAGTAGCAAATGACAAAGAAGTTAATGGAATAAGTAAGGTGAAATCTCATCGTAAATATGTCCGGATTGTCAGCAAGCAGATGGTAGGAATATATGTGTCTGTTTGGGTGCAAAGGAGGTTGAGAAGGCACATTAATAACTTGAAAGTTTCTCCAGTTGGAGTTGGTCTTATGGGCTACAtgggaaacaag GGGTCTGTTTCAGTTAGTATGTCTCTCTTTCAGTCACGTTTGTGCTTTGTTTGTTCCCATCTGACTTCTGGCCAGAAGGATGGGGCAGAAATAAGACGAAACGCAGACGTTCATGAAATTCTCCGCCGCACTTGTTTCTCATCCGTCTTTGATACAGATCAACCACAAACAATCCCATCTCATGA TCAAATTTTCTGGTTTGGGGATTTGAATTATCGTATCAATATGATGGATGGGGAGGTTCGAAAGCTGGTAGCTCTAAAGAATTGGGATGAACTGATGAATTACGATCAG CTAAGTAATGAATTACGTAGTGGTCATGTGTTTGATGGATGGAAAGAGGGGTTGATAAACTTCCCACCCACATACAAGTatgattttaattctgataaatACATTGGTGAGAACCCAAAAGAAGGGGAAAAGAAGAGATCTCCAGCCTG GTGTGATCGTATATTGTGGTTAGGAAAAGGAATAAAGCAACTTCAATACAGGCGTTCAGAAAATAAGCTCTCAGATCATCGACCAGTTAATTCAATATTCGCTGTTGATGTTGAAGTATTTGACCACCGCAAACTACAACGAGCACTGAATTTTACAAATGCAGCAGTACACCCTGAGGTTTTCCTTAAAGAAGATGGAGATTGGTCATATTAG